A genomic region of [Eubacterium] eligens ATCC 27750 contains the following coding sequences:
- a CDS encoding translation factor GTPase family protein — translation MAHSNPITIGMLAHVDAGKTTLSEAILYSAGSIRKLGRVDNQDTFLDTGDMERARGITIFSKQAAYNYNGSSYTLLDTPGHVDFSAETERTLWVLDAAVLVISGMDGVQGHTETLWSLLKRLGIPVFIFVNKMDQQGTNRARIMEQLKNRLSESCVDFNNIDYEEVAMCHEEALEQFLESAHVDDALMSRMIMERKMFPVYFGSALRMNGVEELINGIDTYVSCPDYGEEFSAKVYKITRDDRGERLTHLKVCGGSLKSKMLIGNEKVNQIRVYAGDKFTSINEAVAGTVCAVTGLSETKAGQFIGAGGEDNIPVLEPVLNYKLNLPAGTDPVALLSKLRTLEEEEPELHVEWDENFKEIHVSVMGPVLIEVLTNIIRTRFGVDVTFGEGSIVYKETIKNKAYGIGHFEPLRHYAEVHLLLEPGEPGSGMRYECHCSEDILDKNWQRLVYTHLCEKMHRGVLTGSELTDMKITLVAGRAHPKHTEGGDFRQATYRAVRQGLMQAESVLLEPFYVFSLEVKRDYVGRAMTDFERMGAAFNMQEADGDNVVITGEGPVSVIGNYQAEVNAYTKGTGRLALKMAGYRPCHNTEEVIEKFGYEPERDTRNPVDSVFCAGGSGYVVPWNEVREHAHVEIAVTDSGVAGGQSDREVKLTAKQASRTVSDEWIGTDEVDRILNETYFSNSRGDNERRKLSKRKADTAVGRYVTGGNANVKNHPKAPEYNPAKKSFLLVDGYNIIHAFKELSELAQVNLDSARGRLLDILCNYQAMKGCELIAVFDAYRVPGHDEEFIDFHNIHVVFTKTAETADHYIEKFAHENGKKYNVTVATSDGVEQVIIRGQGCLLISAREFEKEIAAMEEHLRENYLNKTY, via the coding sequence ATGGCACATAGTAATCCGATAACAATCGGCATGCTGGCACATGTTGATGCAGGAAAGACGACGCTGTCAGAGGCGATACTATATAGTGCGGGAAGCATAAGAAAATTAGGACGAGTTGATAATCAGGATACATTTCTTGATACAGGGGATATGGAGAGAGCAAGAGGAATCACCATATTCTCAAAGCAGGCGGCTTATAATTACAATGGAAGTTCATACACGCTGCTTGATACACCGGGACACGTTGATTTTTCGGCTGAGACAGAGAGAACGTTGTGGGTGCTTGACGCAGCGGTTCTTGTAATAAGCGGAATGGACGGAGTACAGGGACATACAGAGACTTTGTGGAGTCTGCTTAAAAGACTTGGAATTCCGGTATTTATATTTGTCAATAAGATGGACCAGCAGGGAACGAACAGGGCAAGAATTATGGAGCAGCTAAAGAACAGGCTGTCAGAGTCATGCGTGGATTTTAATAATATAGATTACGAAGAAGTTGCAATGTGCCATGAAGAGGCGCTTGAGCAGTTTCTTGAATCTGCACATGTTGATGATGCCCTTATGAGCCGCATGATTATGGAAAGAAAAATGTTTCCTGTATATTTTGGTTCGGCACTCAGAATGAACGGAGTTGAGGAACTTATAAATGGAATTGATACATATGTAAGCTGTCCTGATTACGGAGAAGAGTTCTCGGCAAAGGTGTATAAGATTACAAGAGATGACAGAGGAGAAAGACTTACACATCTTAAAGTATGCGGTGGTTCTTTAAAATCAAAAATGCTTATTGGCAATGAGAAGGTCAACCAGATAAGAGTCTATGCAGGAGATAAATTTACAAGCATTAATGAAGCAGTTGCCGGAACTGTCTGTGCTGTGACAGGACTTTCAGAGACTAAGGCAGGTCAGTTTATTGGAGCAGGCGGAGAGGATAATATACCTGTGCTTGAGCCGGTACTTAATTACAAGCTTAATCTTCCGGCAGGGACAGATCCGGTGGCACTTCTTTCAAAGCTTCGTACACTAGAGGAGGAAGAACCTGAGCTTCATGTTGAATGGGATGAGAACTTCAAAGAAATACATGTAAGCGTAATGGGTCCGGTGCTTATCGAGGTGCTGACCAATATTATCAGGACAAGATTTGGTGTAGATGTAACATTTGGTGAAGGAAGCATTGTATATAAAGAGACAATTAAGAATAAGGCATATGGAATCGGACATTTCGAGCCTTTAAGACATTATGCGGAGGTTCATCTGCTGCTTGAACCGGGAGAGCCGGGAAGCGGCATGAGATACGAATGTCATTGCAGTGAGGATATACTTGATAAGAACTGGCAGAGGCTTGTGTATACACATTTGTGTGAAAAAATGCATAGAGGAGTGCTTACAGGTTCTGAACTCACGGACATGAAGATTACGCTGGTTGCAGGAAGGGCGCATCCAAAGCATACGGAAGGCGGAGATTTCAGGCAGGCAACCTACAGAGCTGTAAGGCAGGGGCTTATGCAGGCAGAATCAGTATTGTTAGAGCCATTCTACGTATTTTCACTTGAGGTAAAGAGAGATTATGTCGGCAGGGCAATGACCGACTTCGAGAGAATGGGTGCAGCATTTAACATGCAGGAGGCTGATGGTGATAATGTTGTTATCACAGGTGAAGGTCCGGTTTCAGTGATTGGTAACTATCAGGCAGAGGTCAATGCCTATACAAAAGGAACAGGCAGGCTTGCACTTAAGATGGCAGGTTACAGACCATGCCATAATACAGAAGAGGTTATTGAAAAATTCGGCTATGAGCCTGAGCGTGATACAAGAAACCCGGTAGATTCAGTATTCTGTGCAGGCGGTTCGGGATATGTTGTGCCGTGGAATGAAGTAAGAGAGCATGCACATGTCGAGATAGCCGTGACGGATTCCGGGGTTGCCGGTGGACAGTCTGACAGGGAGGTTAAGCTGACTGCAAAGCAGGCTTCAAGAACAGTGTCTGACGAGTGGATTGGAACAGACGAGGTAGACAGAATCTTGAATGAAACATATTTTTCTAACAGCAGAGGAGATAACGAGAGAAGAAAGTTATCGAAAAGAAAAGCTGACACTGCAGTTGGAAGATATGTTACAGGCGGTAATGCAAATGTTAAGAATCATCCTAAAGCACCTGAATATAATCCGGCTAAGAAAAGCTTCCTTCTTGTTGATGGATATAATATAATACATGCATTTAAAGAACTTTCAGAGCTTGCACAGGTCAATCTTGACAGTGCAAGAGGCAGGCTGCTTGATATATTGTGTAATTATCAGGCAATGAAGGGTTGTGAACTGATTGCGGTATTTGACGCATACAGAGTTCCGGGACATGATGAGGAGTTTATAGATTTTCATAATATTCATGTTGTATTTACGAAGACAGCGGAAACTGCTGACCATTATATAGAAAAATTTGCACATGAGAATGGAAAGAAATATAATGTAACGGTGGCAACATCAGATGGCGTAGAACAGGTAATTATAAGAGGACAGGGATGCCTGCTTATATCTGCCAGAGAGTTCGAGAAAGAGATAGCTGCGATGGAAGAACACCTCCGCGAAAACTACCTTAATAAAACATATTGA
- a CDS encoding Uma2 family endonuclease codes for MTINEMKEKKKEKGYSYAKIAELSGVPLGTVQKIFSGETESPRYDTLTALEQVFNEQLEVREPGGLYKARKNGEYTIDDYRALPDEQRVELIDGYFYDMASPTFGHQSIGGEIHRQIANYIMELGGNCRPFIAPVDVQLDCDERTMVQPDVGIVCDISKIKRFGIYGAPDFVVEVVSSSTKKKDYALKLSKYMEAGVREYWILDFAQEKVLVYFFESDVYPVIYGFDKPVPVNIYNGELKIDFTNIARWLKEGME; via the coding sequence ATGACAATTAATGAGATGAAAGAGAAGAAGAAGGAAAAAGGATATTCATATGCCAAGATAGCTGAATTGTCTGGGGTGCCTCTGGGAACAGTGCAGAAGATTTTTTCTGGGGAAACAGAGAGTCCGCGATATGATACTCTTACAGCACTGGAACAGGTTTTTAATGAACAGTTGGAAGTAAGGGAGCCGGGTGGATTATATAAGGCAAGAAAGAATGGTGAATACACTATTGATGATTACAGGGCACTGCCTGATGAACAGAGAGTGGAGCTGATTGACGGATACTTTTACGATATGGCTTCGCCTACTTTCGGACATCAGTCGATTGGTGGAGAGATTCACAGGCAGATTGCTAATTATATTATGGAACTTGGTGGAAACTGTCGTCCATTTATAGCACCTGTAGATGTACAGCTTGATTGTGATGAGAGGACTATGGTTCAGCCGGACGTAGGAATAGTATGCGATATATCTAAGATTAAGAGATTTGGTATATATGGTGCACCGGATTTTGTTGTGGAGGTCGTTTCTTCGTCTACCAAGAAGAAGGATTATGCATTGAAGCTTTCCAAGTATATGGAGGCTGGAGTGCGTGAATACTGGATACTGGACTTTGCGCAGGAGAAGGTCCTTGTGTATTTCTTTGAGAGTGATGTGTATCCGGTGATATATGGATTTGATAAGCCGGTTCCGGTGAATATATATAATGGAGAACTTAAGATTGATTTTACTAATATTGCGAGATGGCTTAAAGAAGGTATGGAATAA
- a CDS encoding group II intron reverse transcriptase/maturase has protein sequence MTWIYLQSRNYLRLFKPVARAVTNYYLQSRNYLRLFKHNYYIIIG, from the coding sequence ATTACTTGGATATATCTACAAAGTAGAAATTATTTAAGGTTATTCAAACCTGTAGCAAGGGCAGTAACCAATTACTATCTACAAAGTAGAAATTATTTAAGGTTATTCAAACACAACTATTATATAATTATCGGGTGA
- a CDS encoding CRISPR-associated endonuclease Cas2, with protein MFAKYLSKFGHRIQYSVFEIDNSTRILDNIISDLKNKYEKRFSQEDSVMIFKLSSSCEVLRFGYAKNDEKDFIIIT; from the coding sequence ATTTTTGCAAAATATTTGTCTAAATTCGGTCACAGGATACAGTATTCGGTTTTTGAAATTGACAATAGCACTAGAATATTAGATAATATAATCAGTGATTTGAAGAATAAGTATGAGAAGAGATTTAGTCAGGAAGACAGTGTTATGATCTTTAAATTATCTTCAAGTTGTGAAGTACTAAGGTTTGGATATGCAAAAAATGATGAAAAAGATTTTATTATTATTACATAA
- a CDS encoding CRISPR-associated endonuclease Cas1 gives MILYFVRLLYIFISYMEVRTILHTMLFNIVDAILQVYGFDTYYGVFHKCFYMRKSLVCDLMEPIRPVVDYQVRKSINLGQCKENDFEVINNRWCLKFKNNFCKIFV, from the coding sequence ATGATTTTATATTTTGTCCGGCTTCTATATATTTTCATAAGTTATATGGAAGTCAGGACAATCTTACATACCATGCTGTTTAATATTGTGGATGCCATATTGCAGGTTTATGGATTTGACACATATTACGGGGTATTTCATAAATGCTTTTACATGAGAAAATCATTGGTTTGTGACTTGATGGAACCAATAAGACCGGTTGTTGATTATCAGGTAAGAAAATCAATAAATCTTGGACAATGTAAAGAAAATGATTTCGAAGTTATTAATAATAGATGGTGCTTAAAATTTAAGAACAATTTTTGCAAAATATTTGTCTAA
- the cas12a gene encoding type V CRISPR-associated protein Cas12a/Cpf1, giving the protein MNGNRSIVYREFVGVIPVAKTLRNELRPVGHTQEHIIQNGLIQEDELRQEKSTELKNIMDDYYREYIDKSLSGVTDLDFTLLFELMNLVQSSPSKDNKKALEKEQSKMREQICTHLQSDSNYKNIFNAKLLKEILPDFIKNYNQYDVKDKAGKLETLALFNGFSTYFTDFFEKRKNVFTKEAVSTSIAYRIVHENSLIFLANMTSYKKISEKALDEIEVIEKNNQDKMGDWELNQIFNPDFYNMVLIQSGIDFYNEICGVVNAHMNLYCQQTKNNYNLFKMRKLHKQILAYTSTSFEVPKMFEDDMSVYNAVNAFIDETEKGNIIGKLKDIVNKYDELDEKRIYISKDFYETLSCFMSGNWNLITGCVENFYDENIHAKGKSKEEKVKKAVKEDKYKSINDVNDLVEKYIDEKERNEFKNSNAKQYIREISNIITDTETAHLEYDDHISLIESEEKADEMKKRLDMYMNMYHWAKAFIVDEVLDRDEMFYSDIDDIYNILENIVPLYNRVRNYVTQKPYNSKKIKLNFQSPTLANGWSQSKEFDNNAIILIRDNKYYLAIFNAKNKPDKKIIQGNSDKKNDNDYKKMVYNLLPGANKMLPKVFLSKKGIETFKPSDYIISGYNAHKHIKTSENFDISFCRDLIDYFKNSIEKHAEWRKYEFKFSATDSYSDISEFYREVEMQGYRIDWTYISEADINKLDEEGKIYLFQIYNKDFAENSTGKENLHTMYFKNIFSEENLKDIIIKLNGQAELFYRRASVKNPVKHKKDSVLVNKTYKNQLDNGDVVRIPIPDDIYNEIYKMYNGYIKESDLSEAAKEYLDKVEVRTAQKDIVKDYRYTVDKYFIHTPITINYKVTARNNVNDMVVKYIAQNDDIHVIGIDRGERNLIYISVIDSHGNIVKQKSYNILNNYDYKKKLVEKEKTREYARKNWKSIGNIKELKEGYISGVVHEIAMLIVEYNAIIAMEDLNYGFKRGRFKVERQVYQKFESMLINKLNYFASKEKSVDEPGGLLKGYQLTYVPDNIKNLGKQCGVIFYVPAAFTSKIDPSTGFISAFNFKSISTNASRKQFFMQFDEIRYCAEKDMFSFGFDYNNFDTYNITMGKTQWTVYTNGERLQSEFNNARRTGKTKSINLTETIKLLLEDNEINYADGHDIRIDMEKMDEDKKSEFFAQLLSLYKLTVQMRNSYTEAEEQENGISYDKIISPVINDEGEFFDSDNYKESDDKECKMPKDADANGAYCIALKGLYEVLKIKSEWTEDGFDRNCLKLPHAEWLDFIQNKRYE; this is encoded by the coding sequence ATGAATGGAAATCGTAGCATAGTTTACAGAGAGTTTGTGGGGGTTATACCAGTAGCAAAGACACTAAGGAATGAATTAAGACCTGTTGGGCATACACAGGAGCATATAATACAGAATGGACTTATCCAGGAAGATGAGTTAAGACAAGAGAAAAGCACAGAGTTAAAAAATATAATGGATGATTATTATAGAGAATATATAGATAAATCATTATCAGGTGTAACTGATCTAGATTTTACTCTGCTTTTTGAATTAATGAATTTGGTTCAGTCAAGTCCATCAAAAGATAATAAGAAAGCATTAGAAAAAGAGCAGAGCAAAATGAGAGAACAGATATGCACACATCTGCAATCAGATTCTAATTACAAAAATATATTTAACGCAAAGCTTTTGAAAGAGATACTGCCAGATTTTATTAAAAATTATAATCAATATGATGTTAAAGACAAAGCTGGCAAACTGGAAACATTAGCATTGTTTAATGGTTTTAGCACATATTTTACGGATTTTTTTGAAAAGAGAAAAAATGTATTTACTAAAGAGGCTGTTTCTACATCTATAGCTTATAGAATTGTGCATGAAAATTCTTTGATTTTTCTTGCTAATATGACATCATATAAGAAAATCTCAGAAAAGGCATTGGATGAAATAGAAGTAATTGAAAAAAATAATCAGGATAAAATGGGTGATTGGGAATTGAATCAGATATTTAATCCGGATTTTTATAACATGGTATTAATTCAGTCAGGAATAGACTTTTACAATGAAATATGTGGTGTGGTTAATGCACATATGAATCTTTATTGCCAGCAGACAAAGAATAATTACAATTTATTCAAAATGCGTAAGCTGCATAAGCAAATCCTTGCGTATACATCAACTTCATTTGAAGTACCTAAAATGTTTGAAGATGATATGAGCGTATATAATGCTGTTAATGCGTTTATTGATGAAACAGAAAAAGGCAATATAATTGGAAAACTGAAAGATATCGTTAATAAATATGATGAATTAGATGAGAAAAGAATATATATATCAAAAGATTTTTATGAGACATTATCATGTTTTATGAGTGGTAACTGGAATTTAATTACAGGTTGCGTTGAAAATTTTTATGATGAAAATATACATGCAAAAGGTAAGTCTAAAGAAGAAAAAGTTAAAAAAGCTGTAAAAGAAGATAAATATAAGAGTATTAATGATGTTAATGATTTAGTTGAGAAATATATAGATGAAAAAGAACGAAATGAATTTAAAAATTCTAATGCTAAGCAATATATAAGGGAAATTAGTAATATAATAACTGATACAGAAACAGCACATTTGGAATACGATGATCATATAAGTCTGATTGAGAGCGAAGAAAAAGCTGATGAAATGAAGAAAAGGCTTGATATGTATATGAACATGTATCATTGGGCAAAGGCATTTATTGTTGATGAAGTACTGGATAGAGATGAAATGTTTTATTCAGATATAGACGATATCTATAATATATTAGAAAATATAGTGCCATTATATAACAGGGTGAGAAATTATGTTACACAGAAACCATACAATTCTAAGAAAATAAAACTTAATTTTCAAAGTCCTACACTTGCTAATGGTTGGTCGCAGAGTAAAGAGTTTGATAATAATGCAATAATTTTAATAAGAGATAATAAGTATTATCTGGCAATTTTTAATGCTAAAAATAAACCCGATAAAAAGATTATACAGGGAAATTCTGATAAAAAGAACGATAATGATTATAAGAAGATGGTATATAATCTGTTGCCGGGGGCGAATAAAATGCTTCCTAAAGTGTTCTTATCAAAGAAAGGAATAGAAACATTTAAGCCATCTGATTATATAATTTCCGGTTATAATGCACACAAACATATTAAGACAAGTGAGAATTTTGATATCAGTTTTTGTAGGGATTTAATTGATTATTTTAAGAACAGCATAGAGAAACATGCGGAATGGAGAAAATATGAATTTAAATTCTCTGCAACTGATAGTTATAGCGATATAAGTGAATTCTACCGTGAAGTTGAAATGCAGGGGTATAGAATTGACTGGACTTATATAAGTGAAGCTGATATTAATAAGCTTGATGAGGAAGGCAAGATATATTTATTTCAGATTTATAATAAGGACTTCGCAGAGAACAGTACAGGAAAAGAAAATCTTCACACTATGTATTTCAAGAACATTTTTAGTGAAGAAAATCTTAAGGATATCATTATTAAATTAAATGGACAGGCTGAATTGTTTTACAGAAGGGCAAGCGTAAAAAATCCAGTTAAGCATAAAAAAGATTCTGTATTAGTTAATAAGACATATAAAAATCAGCTTGATAATGGTGATGTTGTAAGAATACCGATTCCAGATGATATATATAATGAAATTTATAAAATGTATAATGGATATATTAAAGAAAGTGACTTGTCAGAAGCTGCAAAGGAATATCTTGATAAAGTAGAGGTCAGGACTGCCCAAAAGGATATTGTTAAAGATTACAGATATACAGTTGATAAATATTTTATACATACGCCAATTACTATTAACTATAAAGTGACAGCACGAAATAATGTAAATGATATGGTTGTAAAATATATAGCACAAAATGATGATATACATGTTATTGGAATTGACAGGGGTGAGCGTAATCTTATATATATTTCTGTTATAGATTCTCATGGAAATATAGTTAAACAGAAAAGTTATAATATATTGAATAATTATGATTATAAGAAGAAGCTGGTTGAGAAGGAAAAGACCAGAGAATATGCGAGAAAGAACTGGAAATCTATAGGAAATATTAAAGAGTTGAAAGAAGGATATATTTCGGGGGTAGTTCATGAGATAGCAATGCTTATAGTTGAGTATAATGCAATAATTGCTATGGAAGATTTGAATTATGGATTTAAGCGAGGTCGTTTTAAAGTTGAACGACAGGTATACCAGAAGTTCGAGAGTATGCTTATTAATAAGCTGAATTATTTTGCTTCTAAAGAAAAATCTGTAGATGAACCAGGGGGACTGTTAAAAGGATATCAATTGACATATGTACCAGATAATATAAAAAATCTTGGGAAACAATGTGGAGTAATATTTTATGTACCTGCTGCATTTACATCAAAAATAGATCCGTCAACCGGATTTATCAGTGCATTTAATTTTAAGAGCATTTCAACAAATGCTTCAAGAAAACAGTTCTTTATGCAATTTGATGAAATAAGATATTGTGCCGAAAAAGACATGTTCAGTTTCGGATTTGATTATAATAATTTTGATACCTACAACATTACCATGGGTAAGACACAATGGACAGTATATACCAATGGTGAGAGACTGCAGAGTGAATTCAACAATGCAAGGAGAACAGGCAAAACAAAATCAATAAATCTTACAGAAACAATAAAATTATTATTAGAAGATAATGAAATTAATTATGCTGATGGACATGATATAAGGATAGATATGGAGAAGATGGATGAAGATAAAAAGTCTGAATTCTTTGCACAACTGTTATCTTTATATAAACTTACAGTTCAGATGAGAAACAGTTATACTGAAGCCGAGGAACAGGAGAATGGAATAAGTTACGATAAAATAATATCACCTGTAATCAATGATGAAGGAGAATTTTTTGACTCAGATAATTATAAAGAATCAGATGATAAAGAATGCAAGATGCCAAAAGATGCAGATGCAAATGGTGCATATTGTATAGCGCTTAAGGGATTATATGAGGTGTTAAAGATAAAGTCTGAGTGGACAGAAGATGGTTTTGACAGGAACTGCCTGAAATTACCTCATGCTGAATGGTTGGATTTTATACAGAATAAAAGGTATGAATAA
- a CDS encoding Rpn family recombination-promoting nuclease/putative transposase, with amino-acid sequence MNNSNRTTHQKDVSLKTFWRDNEHFADLFNATVFNGKQVLKPDKLTEMDTDVSATIHSKSYNESITRNRDVVKKMSDGVEFNILGLEIQDKTHYAMPLRTMTYDALGYIKEYNDIKKHHKLNKDSFSSHEEFLSGINKSDRFHPIITLVLYYGESLWDGPTCLSDMMISMPDNIKAYFSDYKLNLVQILDSDKYTFYNEDVRDVFNIIRNIYNDDFDSIYREYESRNVDIDVMELICNITSVPKLMDLCTDTEQGGTVNMCEAMKRFQAECESKGMKEGIDSEKVNSIISMLEFGITKEQILTRYTKEDLERAEAAIANEN; translated from the coding sequence ATGAATAATAGCAACCGCACTACTCACCAGAAAGATGTCTCCCTTAAGACTTTCTGGCGTGATAATGAACATTTTGCAGATCTTTTCAATGCTACTGTCTTTAATGGTAAACAGGTGCTTAAACCTGACAAACTTACAGAAATGGACACTGATGTCTCTGCTACAATTCATTCCAAAAGTTACAATGAATCTATTACCAGAAACAGAGATGTAGTAAAGAAGATGTCTGATGGCGTTGAGTTCAATATTCTTGGTCTTGAGATTCAAGACAAGACCCATTATGCCATGCCTCTAAGAACTATGACTTATGATGCACTCGGCTACATAAAAGAATATAATGATATCAAAAAACATCATAAGCTGAATAAAGATTCTTTCAGTTCTCATGAAGAATTTCTTTCTGGAATTAACAAGTCTGACCGTTTCCACCCTATAATAACGCTCGTTCTTTACTATGGTGAGTCGTTATGGGATGGTCCTACCTGCCTGTCTGACATGATGATTTCCATGCCTGATAATATCAAGGCTTACTTCTCCGACTATAAGTTAAATCTGGTTCAGATACTTGATTCTGATAAATATACATTTTATAATGAAGATGTAAGAGATGTGTTTAATATTATAAGGAACATATATAATGATGATTTCGATTCAATATATCGTGAATATGAATCCCGCAATGTAGATATTGATGTAATGGAACTGATATGTAACATAACCTCAGTTCCAAAGCTTATGGACTTATGTACAGATACTGAACAAGGAGGGACTGTCAATATGTGTGAAGCAATGAAACGATTTCAGGCTGAATGTGAAAGCAAAGGTATGAAAGAAGGTATCGATTCCGAAAAAGTCAACTCTATCATCTCCATGCTAGAATTCGGCATAACCAAAGAACAGATATTAACCAGGTACACTAAAGAGGATTTAGAAAGAGCAGAAGCTGCTATCGCTAATGAGAACTAA
- the aguB gene encoding N-carbamoylputrescine amidase: protein MRNVKYAGIQMQCSRSVEENIAKADKMVREAAANGAQIILLPELFERQYFCQERNYDYYAFATPVDENPAVKHFQKLAAELKVVLPISFYERDINVFYNTVAVIDADGSVLGIYRKTHIPDDHYYQEKFYFTPGDTGFKVWDTRYARIGVGICWDQWFPETARGMAVQGAEILFYPTAIGSEPILEVDSMPHWRRCMQGHSACNIVPVVAANRIGEEKVTPSEANGYQESSLLFYGSSFVTDATGEIVTQASRDKEEIVYGESDLDADADLRVSWGLFRDRRPEIYKGIR from the coding sequence GTGAGAAATGTAAAGTATGCAGGCATACAGATGCAGTGTTCACGGTCGGTAGAAGAGAACATTGCAAAGGCTGATAAGATGGTTCGTGAAGCGGCAGCTAACGGTGCACAGATAATACTGCTTCCTGAGCTTTTTGAAAGACAGTATTTCTGTCAGGAGAGAAATTATGATTATTACGCATTTGCAACACCTGTTGATGAGAATCCGGCTGTGAAGCATTTTCAGAAGCTGGCAGCCGAACTTAAAGTTGTGCTTCCAATAAGCTTTTATGAAAGAGATATAAATGTGTTCTATAACACTGTTGCAGTTATTGACGCAGATGGAAGTGTTCTTGGAATATACAGAAAAACACATATTCCTGATGACCATTATTATCAGGAAAAGTTCTATTTCACACCGGGAGATACAGGTTTTAAGGTGTGGGATACAAGATATGCGAGAATTGGAGTAGGAATATGCTGGGATCAGTGGTTTCCAGAGACAGCCAGAGGAATGGCGGTACAGGGAGCAGAAATCCTTTTCTATCCGACAGCGATTGGCTCAGAGCCGATTCTTGAGGTTGACAGCATGCCGCACTGGAGAAGATGTATGCAGGGACATTCAGCGTGCAATATAGTTCCTGTAGTAGCTGCCAACCGTATTGGTGAGGAGAAGGTTACACCATCTGAAGCTAATGGTTATCAGGAATCATCACTTTTATTCTATGGTTCTTCATTTGTAACAGATGCAACAGGCGAGATAGTGACACAGGCATCAAGAGACAAGGAAGAAATTGTCTATGGGGAATCCGACCTTGACGCAGATGCCGACCTTCGCGTGAGCTGGGGCCTGTTCAGGGACAGAAGACCAGAAATCTATAAAGGTATCAGATAA